The proteins below are encoded in one region of Mycobacterium botniense:
- a CDS encoding Type 1 glutamine amidotransferase-like domain-containing protein, producing MSVQPLYLLADSQLLFWKRQDRLLLESACDGLAPDTPLAAAYIGASNGDRPEFYEIFAAAADASGISDRRMIDSAFGPADRAFLQRAQLIVLAGGDVRLGWNTFENTGMKDVIVDRYAHGAVLVGVSAGAVQLGRYGIVGTSGSPVTELLELFKLIPLVIDTHDERAGWTRLSRTIELLNGAATGLGIPSGGGVIVHADTTVEPLRRPAHEFRFVGTRVTHSLVCAGS from the coding sequence ATGTCAGTCCAACCGCTCTATCTGCTGGCGGACAGTCAGCTGCTGTTCTGGAAGCGGCAAGACCGACTGTTGCTGGAGTCCGCCTGCGACGGATTGGCCCCGGACACACCACTGGCCGCAGCCTATATCGGCGCCTCCAACGGCGACCGCCCGGAGTTCTACGAGATCTTTGCAGCGGCCGCGGATGCGAGTGGGATCAGCGACCGTCGCATGATTGATTCGGCGTTCGGCCCAGCAGACCGCGCCTTTTTGCAGCGCGCCCAGCTGATCGTCCTGGCGGGCGGCGACGTGCGTCTGGGCTGGAACACGTTCGAGAACACCGGCATGAAGGATGTGATCGTGGACCGGTATGCCCACGGGGCGGTGCTGGTGGGCGTTTCAGCCGGCGCGGTTCAGCTCGGACGCTATGGGATCGTCGGCACATCGGGCTCTCCCGTGACCGAGCTGCTCGAGCTGTTTAAGCTCATCCCCCTGGTCATCGACACCCATGACGAGCGAGCCGGGTGGACACGGCTGTCGCGCACGATCGAATTGCTGAACGGAGCGGCCACCGGGCTGGGAATCCCCTCCGGTGGCGGAGTCATCGTGCACGCGGATACCACCGTCGAGCCCCTGCGCCGTCCCGCGCACGAATTCCGCTTTGTGGGCACTCGCGTGACGCACTCTCTGGTGTGCGCCGGCAGCTGA